From Plasmodium chabaudi chabaudi strain AS genome assembly, chromosome: 12, the proteins below share one genomic window:
- a CDS encoding heat shock protein 60, putative (term=annotation;date=20150907;qualifier=added_GO:0005739;qualifier=added_literature=pmid:9274871;qualifier=added_literature=pmid:26317863;curatorName=ucb@sanger.ac.uk;~pfam_scan;Pfam:PF00118.20; E()=4.0E-90;score=302.7;query 51-553;description=Cpn60_TCP1;~iprscan;InterPro:IPR027410 : TCP-1-like chaperonin intermediate domain superfamily;Superfamily:SSF54849; score=7.55E-22;query 166-232;description=TCP-1-like chaperonin intermediate domain superfamily;~iprscan;InterPro:IPR027409 : GroEL-like apical domain;Superfamily:SSF52029; score=5.44E-73;query 213-405;description=GroEL-like apical domain superfamily;~iprscan;InterPro:IPR001844 : Chaperonin Cpn60;PRINTS:PR00298; score=4.5E-67;query 379-404;description=Chaperonin Cpn60;~iprscan;InterPro:IPR001844 : Chaperonin Cpn60;PRINTS:PR00298; score=4.5E-67;query 111-138;description=Chaperonin Cpn60;~iprscan;InterPro:IPR001844 : Chaperonin Cpn60;PRINTS:PR00298; score=4.5E-67;query 55-81;description=Chaperonin Cpn60;~iprscan;InterPro:IPR001844 : Chaperonin Cpn60;PRINTS:PR00298; score=4.5E-67;query 296-319;description=Chaperonin Cpn60;~iprscan;InterPro:IPR001844 : Chaperonin Cpn60;PRINTS:PR00298; score=4.5E-67;query 427-448;description=Chaperonin Cpn60;~iprscan;InterPro:IPR001844 : Chaperonin Cpn60;TIGR_TIGRFAMS:TIGR02348; score=4.2E-225;query 31-555;description=Chaperonin Cpn60;~iprscan;InterPro:IPR002423 : Chaperonin Cpn60/TCP-1;Pfam:PF00118; score=4.1E-90;query 51-553;description=Chaperonin Cpn60/TCP-1 family;~iprscan;InterPro:IPR027413 : GroEL-like equatorial domain superfamily;Superfamily:SSF48592; score=4.81E-76;query 35-551;description=GroEL-like equatorial domain superfamily;~iprscan;InterPro:IPR018370 : Chaperonin Cpn60, conserved site;Prosite:PS00296; score=1.0;query 434-445;description=Chaperonin Cpn60, conserved site), producing MLSRLCGKTIHNGSTDKCVSLLNKIQKRNVAKDIRFGSDARTAMLIGCNKLADAVSVTLGPKGRNVIIEQSFGSPKITKDGVTVAKSIEFNKKLANLGAQMVKQVAANTNDKAGDGTTTATILARSIFQQGCKAVDSGMNPMDLLRGINKGVEKVLEYLNSIKKDVTTTEEIFNVASISANGDKNIGQLIADTMKKVGKEGTITVTEGKTLQHELEIVEGIKFDRGYISPYFINNSKDQKVELDKPYILIHEKKISSVKSLLPVLEHVLQNQSSLLVIAEDVDSDALATLIVNKLRLGLKICAVKAPGFGEHRKALVHDIAVMTGAKVITEEAGLKLDDPDVISYLGKAKSINVSKDNTLIMEGEGKKEEITERCESIRNAIKNNTSDYEKEKLQERLAKITGGVALIKVGGISEVEVNEIKDRIQDALCATKAAVEEGIVPGGGSALLFASKELDSVQTDNYDQRVGVNIIKDACKAPIKQIAENAGHEGSVVAGNILKEKNSNMGFNAQEGKYVNMIESGIIDPTKVVKTAISDAASIASLLTTTEVAIVDSKDGKNEEMPSHMNSVNPMGDMGGMY from the exons atgcTATCTAGATTATGTGGAAAAACAATACATAATGGAAGTACAGATAAATGtgtttcattattaaataaaattcaaaaaagaaatgtaGCCAAAGATATTCGATTTGGGAGTGATGCTAGAACAGCTATGCTAATAG GTTGCAACAAGCTAGCGGACGCTGTTAGTGTTACTTTAGGGCCCAAAGGAAGGAATGTAATCATTGAGCAATCGTTTGGATCAccaaaaataacaaaagaTGGTGTAACAGTTGCAAAAAGTAttgaatttaataaaaagctAGCAAACCTCGGAGCACAAATGGTTAAACAAGTTGCAGCAAATACAAATGATAAAGCGGGTGATGGTACAACAACAGCTACAATTTTAGCTCGATCGATTTTTCAACAAGGATGTAAAGCAGTAGATTCAGGAATGAACCCAATGGATCTATTAAGAGGAATAAATAAGGGAGTAGAAAAAGTtttagaatatttaaattcaataaaaaaagatgtAACAACAACGgaagaaatatttaatgtaGCAAGTATATCAGCTAAtggtgataaaaatattggtCAGCTTATTGCCGATACTATGAAAAAAGTAGGAAAAGAAGGAACGATAACAGTTACTGAAGGTAAAACATTACAACATGAATTAGAAATTGTAGAAGgtataaaatttgataGAGGTTACATATCtccttattttattaacaatagTAAAGATCAAAAAGTGGAATTAGATAAAccatatatacttatacatgaaaaaaaaatatcaagtGTCAAATCTTTGTTACCAGTTCTAGAACATGTATTACAAAATCAATCATCCCTTTTAGTTATTGCAGAAGATGTTGATAGTGATGCTTTAGCTACATTAATAGTAAACAAATTAAGGTTAggattaaaaatatgtgcaGTAAAAGCCCCAGGATTTGGTGAACACAGAAAAGCACTTGTACATGATATAGCCGTTATGACTGGCGCTAAAGTTATTACTGAAGAAGCAGGATTGAAATTAGATGATCCAGATGTGATTTCCTATTTAGGTAAAGCTAAATCTATAAATGTTTCTAAAGATAATACATTAATTATGGAAGGGGAAGgtaaaaaagaagaaattaCTGAAAGATGTGAAAGTATTAGAAAtgctattaaaaataatacatcagattatgaaaaagaaaaattacaaGAACGACTAGCCAAAATTACTGGTGGTGTTGCCTTAATAAAAGTAGGAGGTATAAGTGAAGTTGAAGTTAATGAAATTAAAGATAGAATACAAGATGCATTATGTGCTACTAAAGCAGCTGTTGAAGAAGGTATAGTACCAGGTGGTGGTAGTGCACTATTATTTGCTTCAAAAGAATTAGATTCGGTGCAAACTGATAATTATGACCAAAGAGTCGGagttaatataattaaagatGCTTGTAAAGCACCAATCAAACAAATTGCAGAAAATGCAGGACATGAAGGATCTGTTGTTGCAGGAAATATtcttaaagaaaaaaattcaaatatgGGATTTAATGCTCAAGAAggaaaatatgtaaatatgatTGAATCAGGTATTATCGATCCAACCAAAGTTGTTAAAACAGCTATTTCAGATGCAGCCTCAATAGCATCTTTATTAACAACAACTGAAGTTGCAATTGTAGATTCAAAAgatggaaaaaatgaagaaatgcCATCCCATATGAACTCGGTTAACCCAATGGGCGACATGGGCGGCATGTACTAA
- a CDS encoding tubulin binding cofactor c, putative (term=annotation;date=20110414;qualifier=removed_product=conserved Plasmodium protein, unknown function;qualifier=added_product=tubulin binding cofactor c, putative;curatorName=ucb@sanger.ac.uk;~pfam_scan;Pfam:PF07986.8; E()=1.3E-32;score=111.8;query 159-275;description=TBCC;~iprscan;InterPro:IPR017901 : C-CAP/cofactor C-like domain;Prosite:PS51329; score=29.143;query 126-277;description=C-CAP/cofactor C-like domain;~iprscan;InterPro:IPR012945 : Tubulin binding cofactor C;Pfam:PF07986; score=6.2E-33;query 159-275;description=Tubulin binding cofactor C-like domain;~iprscan;InterPro:IPR006599 : Adenylate cyclase-associated CAP/tubulin binding cofactor C;SMART:SM00673; score=0.06;query 203-237;description=CARP motif;~iprscan;InterPro:IPR006599 : Adenylate cyclase-associated CAP/tubulin binding cofactor C;SMART:SM00673; score=5300.0;query 165-202;description=CARP motif) has protein sequence MNNKLTKDDYDDLVHKQLKDIENKVRDLKNDKLNINKLHELNELSSECIKIKEKISNVYFQLLKHSSVIVYEKRAKEIIKELESLKQEIIKNENNIECPNVSQNFDDNFFIPQNCYIDEDPEHSEPVDMSLDLNKHSLSFQNQKNIKIIRGIGESTYSSLLLNNMSNCEIIFLDILSSVFIQNITNCTIWVAAVESSLLIYNCIDCNILTNSKQIRIHNAVNTNFYINSMSSPIIESSEKLVFSPYNLNFDELPKLLEKINISRNSNKWKEVLDFSWQNTQDPSPNFSISNETQAYQVQFKKKETIGCSKENDINNTYVIENFPLFLKKLD, from the exons aTGAATAACAAACTAACAAAAGATGATTATGATGATTTAGTTCATAAACAGTTAAAag acattgaaaataaagttcgagatttaaaaaatgacaaACTTAATATAAACAAGTTACATGAACTTAATGAATTATCTTCTGaatgcataaaaataaaagaaaaaatatccaacgtttattttcaattacTCAAGCATAGTTCAGTTATTGTTTATGAAAAG AGAgcaaaagaaataataaaggaaTTAGAAAGTTTAAAACaggaaataattaaaaatgaaaataatatagaatgTCCGAACGTTAGTCAAAATTTTGatgacaatttttttatcccACAAAATTGTTACATTGATGAAGACCCTGAGCATAGTGAACCAGTTGATATGTCACTTGATTTGAATAAACACAGTTTGTCTTTtcaaaatcaaaaaaatataaa GATAATAAGAGGAATAGGCGAATCGACATACTCTAGTTTgctattaaataatatg aGCAATTGCGAAATTATATTCCTTGACATATTAAGCTCCGTTTTTATACAGAATATAACAAACTGCACAATTTG GGTCGCTGCTGTTGAGTCgtctttattaatttacaACTGCATCGATTGCAATATTTTGACAAATTCGAAGCAG ATAAGAATACACAATGCGGTCAACacaaatttttacataaattCTATGAGTTCTCCAATTATTGAAAG TTCGGAAAAGCTGGTTTTTTCTccttataatttaaacttTGATGAATTACCGAaattattagaaaaaattaatataagcCGAAATTCAAACAAATGGAAAGAAGTCTTAGACTTTAGTTGGCAAAATACCCAA GATCCATCACCAAACTTCAGTATTTCAAATGAAACACAAGCATATCAAGTacaattcaaaaaaaaagaaaccaTTGGATGTAGTAAAGAAAAcgacataaataatacatatgttatagaaaatttccctttatttttaaaaaaattagattaa
- a CDS encoding ribonucleoside-diphosphate reductase small chain, putative (term=annotation;date=20160812;qualifier=removed_product=ribonucleotide reductase small subunit, putative;qualifier=added_product=ribonucleoside-diphosphatereductase small chain, putative;qualifier=added_GO:0009263;qualifier=added_GO:0005971;qualifier=added_GO:0004748;curatorName=ucb@sanger.ac.uk;~pfam_scan;Pfam:PF00268.17; E()=7.2E-61;score=205.9;query 28-296;description=Ribonuc_red_sm;~iprscan;InterPro:IPR000358 : Ribonucleotide reductase;Pfam:PF00268; score=9.8E-66;query 28-296;description=Ribonucleotide reductase small subunit family;~iprscan;InterPro:IPR009078 : Ferritin/ribonucleotide reductase-like;Superfamily:SSF47240; score=2.03E-64;query 7-305;description=Ferritin-like superfamily) yields MNKEHYHTQEVLLEAQYNDEILKENQFRWVMFPIKYKTFWNYYKEIESLFWTAEDHNFDKDKPFLSSMDQTMLSKLLELLCFYSLKDLHLRDEQAIITSKLLDIIQIPEGRAFYGFQMCMENIHNEVYACIFESYSSDSKKKKEIIDQVLKYESVFKKQNWLYNEFEANIPFYNKLILLYISKVLFNGGLSIVSSYCKENGILPCLTSVYDKIQRDEYLQGDFSVMCCNHLNNKLKYENVLDYFKTAVDLEYNFCVEMLDFDSLKITKDQVKQFLQYLADTMLVNLKYSKHYNSKYPFTWKEFSKIIVSENAKNDSVKKSADLYGAKQITFDEDF; encoded by the exons atgaataagGAACATTACCATACTCAAGAAGTATTATTGGAAGCCCAGTACAATGATGAAATTTTGAAGGAAAATCAATTTAGATgg GTTATGTTCCctataaaatacaaaacaTTTTGG aATTATTACAAAGAAATCGAATCCCTTTTTTGGACCGCAGAAGACCATAACTTCGATAAGGACAAGCCCTTTTTGAGTTCCATGGATCAAACTATGCTATCCAAATTGCTAGAACTCCTTTGCTTTTACAGTTTAAA AGATTTGCACCTACGTGATGAACAAGCTATTATAACGAGCAAACTGCTAGACATAATTCAAATACCAGAGGGAAGAGCCTTTTATGGATTTCAAATGTGCATGGAAAATATACACAATGAAGTGTATGCATGTATTTTTGAATCCTATTCTTCAGAttcaaagaaaaaaaaagaaataattgaTCAAGtgttaaaatatgaaagtgtttttaaaaaacaaaattggTTATATAACGAATTTGAAGCTAACAttccattttataataaactaattcttttatatatatcaaaagtACTTTTTAATGGCGGTCTAAGTATAGTATCTAGTTATTGTAAAGAGAATGGAATATTACCATGTTTAACTAGTGTATATGACAAAATACAAAGAGATGAATATTTACAAGGAGATTTTTCTGTTATGTGTTGcaatcatttaaataataaattaaaatatgaaaatgtattagattattttaaaactgCTGTTGATTtagaatataatttttgtgtAGAAATGTTGGACTTCGattctttaaaaataacaaaagatcaagtaaaacaatttttacaatatttaGCTGATACTATGTTAGTCAACTTAAAATATTCCAAGCACTACAACTCAAAATATCCATTTACATGGAAAGAATTCTCTAAG attATTGTCAGCGAAAATGCAAAGAACGATTCTGTTAAAAAGTCTGCTGATCTATATGGAGCAAAACAAATAACCTTTGACGAagatttttaa
- a CDS encoding enolase, putative (term=annotation;date=20110524;qualifier=added_gene_name=ENO;curatorName=ucb@sanger.ac.uk;~pfam_scan;Pfam:PF00113.18; E()=9.8E-151;score=500.9;query 151-442;description=Enolase_C;~pfam_scan;Pfam:PF03952.12; E()=5.3E-56;score=188.2;query 5-140;description=Enolase_N;~iprscan;InterPro:IPR020810 : Enolase, C-terminal;Pfam:PF00113; score=1.0E-150;query 151-442;description=Enolase, C-terminal TIM barrel domain;~iprscan;InterPro:IPR020810 : Enolase, C-terminal;SMART:SM01192; score=2.3E-202;query 150-444;description=Enolase, C-terminal TIM barrel domain;~iprscan;InterPro:IPR020811 : Enolase, N-terminal;Pfam:PF03952; score=1.0E-55;query 5-140;description=Enolase, N-terminal;~iprscan;InterPro:IPR020811 : Enolase, N-terminal;SMART:SM01193; score=2.3E-83;query 5-140;description=Enolase, N-terminal;~iprscan;InterPro:IPR036849 : Enolase-like, C-terminal domain superfamily;Superfamily:SSF51604; score=3.67E-128;query 150-443;description=Enolase-like, C-terminal domain superfamily;~iprscan;InterPro:IPR020809 : Enolase, conserved site;Prosite:PS00164; score=1.0;query 353-366;description=Enolase, conserved site;~iprscan;InterPro:IPR000941 : Enolase;PRINTS:PR00148; score=8.3E-50;query 353-367;description=Enolase;~iprscan;InterPro:IPR000941 : Enolase;PRINTS:PR00148; score=8.3E-50;query 382-399;description=Enolase;~iprscan;InterPro:IPR000941 : Enolase;PRINTS:PR00148; score=8.3E-50;query 37-51;description=Enolase;~iprscan;InterPro:IPR000941 : Enolase;TIGR_TIGRFAMS:TIGR01060; score=1.1E-175;query 5-441;description=Enolase;~iprscan;InterPro:IPR000941 : Enolase;PIRSF:PIRSF001400; score=5.0E-190;query 1-443;description=Enolase;~iprscan;InterPro:IPR000941 : Enolase;PRINTS:PR00148; score=8.3E-50;query 330-341;description=Enolase;~iprscan;InterPro:IPR000941 : Enolase;PRINTS:PR00148; score=8.3E-50;query 113-129;description=Enolase;~iprscan;InterPro:IPR000941 : Enolase;PRINTS:PR00148; score=8.3E-50;query 172-185;description=Enolase;~iprscan;Superfamily:SSF54826; score=2.79E-51;query 5-144;description=null), with protein MAHVITRIHAREILDSRGNPTVEVDLETTLGIFRAAVPSGASTGIYEALELRDNDKSRYLGKGVQQAIKNINEVIAPKLIGLDCREQKKIDNMMVQELDGSKTEWGWSKSKLGANAILAISMAICRAGAAANKTSLYKYLAQLAGKDTEKMVLPVPCLNVINGGSHAGNKLSFQEFMIVPVGAPSFKEAMRYGAEVYHTLKSEIKKKYGIDATNVGDEGGFAPNILNAHEALDLLVSAIKKAGYEHKVKIAMDVAASEFYNSDTKTYDLDFKTPNNDKSLVKTGQELVDLYVDLVKKYPIISIEDPFDQDDWEHYAKLTESIGKDVQIVGDDLLVTNPTRIEKALEKKACNALLLKVNQIGSITEAIEACLLSQKNNWGVMVSHRSGETEDVFIADLVAALRTGQIKTGAPCRSERNAKYNQLFRIEESLGANGVFAGEKFRFQLN; from the exons ATGGCTCATGTAATAACACGCATTCATGCCCGTGAAATTTTGG ATTCCAGAGGAAACCCTACTGTTGAGGTTGATCTCGAAACCACCCTTGGAATCTTCAGAGCAGCTGTACCATCAGGAGCTTCCACTGGTATATATGAAGCACTTGAATTAAGAGATAATGACAAAAGTAGGTATTTAGGAAAGGGTGTACAACaagctataaaaaatattaacgaAGTTATAGCCCCAAAATTAATTGGCTTAGATTGTagagaacaaaaaaaaatcgacaATATGATGGTTCAAGAATTAGATGGTAGCAAAACTGAATGGGGATGGTCAAAAAGTAAATTAGGAGCAAATGCTATATTAGCTATTTCTATGGCTATATGTAGAGCAGGTGCAGCAGCAAATAAAActtctttatataaatatttagcTCAACTAGCTGGTAAAGATACTGAAAAAATGGTATTACCAGTACCATGTTTAAATGTTATTAATGGAGGTTCTCATGCaggaaataaattatcttTCCAAGAATTTATGATCGTTCCTGTTGGTGCACCATCTTTTAAAGAAGCAATGAGATATGGTGCTGAAGTATATCATACTTTAAAAtctgaaattaaaaaaaaatatggtatTGATGCTACAAATGTTGGTGATGAAGGTGGATTTGCTCcaaacattttaaatgcTCATGAAGCTCTTGATTTATTAGTTTCAGCTATTAAAAAAGCAGGATATGAACataaagtaaaaattgCTATGGATGTTGCTGCTTcagaattttataatagtGATACTAAAACATATGATCTTGATTTTAAAACACCAAATAATGACAAATCATTAGTTAAAACAGGACAGGAACTAGTTGATTTATATGTTGACTTAGTCAAGAAATATCCAATTATTTCAATTGAAGATCCATTTGATCAAGATGATTGGGAACATTATGCAAAATTAACTGAATCTATTGGTAAAGATGTACAAATTGTTGGTGATGACTTATTAGTTACTAACCCAACTAGAATTGAAAAAgctttagaaaaaaaagcttGCAatgctttattattaaaagttAATCAAATTGGTTCTATTACTGAAGCTATTGAAGCTTGCTTATTatctcaaaaaaataactggGGTGTTATGGTTTCACACAGATCAGGAGAAACTGAAGACGTATTTATAGCTGACTTAGTTGCTGCTTTAAGAACTGGACAAATCAAAACCGGAGCTCCATGCAGAAGTGAACGAAATGCAAAATACAATCAATTATTTAGAATTGAAGAATCACTAGGTGCTAATGGAGTATTTGCTGGTGAAAAATTCAGATTCCAATTAAACTAA
- a CDS encoding conserved Plasmodium protein, unknown function (tmhmm; query 1-244; ~;query 1-27; ~;query 225-243; ~;query 28-45; ~;query 202-224; ~;query 46-201): protein MEIKYKLNTWSNVDHTYKRVKKKKCKQNIFYLIFLISISLLAYFQSPNFVAYAKINDKEKDAKLDNTPSDTPNNEPIDKENNKLDNEKDNAEENKIDSTINENDYNTNDKIRKELLLQSFNIRSFQEERYKLKFVEKYIVNDPDVLNSDNLIFDAVSSFYNEFVDTYISPPADGDKTGVPSKEREIKINEIKKLILFKFSKYGMVLFFSFFLIKLFFTLVQKLIKFILILILKILKFCCCGGR, encoded by the coding sequence atggaaataaaatataaattaaatactTGGAGCAATGTAGACCATACGTATAAAAgggttaaaaaaaaaaaatgtaagcaaaatattttttatctaatatttttaatatcgaTCAGCTTATTAGCCTATTTTCAATCACCAAATTTTGTTGCTTATGCAAAAATTAACGACAAAGAAAAGGATGCCAAATTAGACAACACACCAAGTGACACACCAAATAACGAACCGATAgacaaagaaaataataaattagataatgaaaaagataatgccgaagaaaataaaatagattctacaataaatgaaaatgattaCAATACAAACGATAAAATTCGTAAAGAATTACTGCTCCaatcatttaatattagAAGTTTTCAAGAGGaaagatataaattaaaatttgtagaaaaatatattgtaaatGATCCAGATGTGCTTAATAgtgataatttaatatttgatGCTGTAAGTAGCTTTTATAACGAATTTGTAGATACTTATATAAGCCCACCTGCCGATGGAGATAAAACAGGTGTACCATCGAAGGAGAGagaaataaagataaatgaaattaaaaagttaatactttttaaattttcaaaatatggtatggttttattcttttctttttttttaattaaattattttttacccttgttcaaaaattaataaaattcatactcattcttattttaaaaattttaaaattttgctGTTGTGGGGGTCgataa